In Streptomyces rapamycinicus NRRL 5491, the genomic stretch GGTGAAGTCAAAGAGGCCGCCGGTCATGGCGGTTGGCGGCCTCGGTGGTGGTCTTCAGGTCGCTCGGACTCGAGCGGATCCGGGCGGTGGGGTCGACGCGTCTCCGGGACATCGGGGAGTGCCTGTCCGAGCAGGGCCGCGGCGGTGGTTCTGGCGTCGGAGACGGCCGACTCGGTGCGGTGGGGGTCTTGGGGGGCGGGGGTGCGGGCGACGGCCTGGACCAGGCGGTGGACGGCGACGGTGTCGCGGGTGAGGGTGATCATGCTGAAGTCGTTCAGCAGCGCCAGCGCGTCGCTCCGCGCCCGGTTCGTCGGTCAGGGCGGCGAAGAGGTCCCGGGGGATGTCCTGCGGGGCGAGCCAGGCCATGACGCGCAGCAGGTGCACGGCGAGCGGGTCGCGCTCGGCGACGGTGTCGAGGGTGATCCGCCAGGTGCGGGCGATGGTCGTGCCGTGCGGGTCGCCGTCGCCCGGTGTGTCGAGGAGCCGGGCGGCATGGGTGCGGAAGCGCTCGAGGTAGCCGGAGTACGTCCCGCGGGTGCGGTGGATGTACGCCCCCGCCTGTTCCAGCGCCAGCGGCAGGTGGCCGAGCTCGGCGGCCAGCTCCTCAGCGGCCGGCTCTTCGGCGGCGGCTCCTCAGCGGCCGGCTCCTCAGCGGCCGGGTGTTGATCCGGGTCCGGGTCGTCCGCACCCGCGACGTGGCGCAGCAGGGCGGTCGCCGCCGCCGGAGCGAGGACGTCCAGCCGCATGGGGTGGCCGTGGCGGGTGAGCTCGTGCCAGCCGTGGGTGAGGCGGCTGGTGATGAGGTGGTCGCCGCCGGCGGAGGAACGCCCGGGCGTAGCGGCCGGTGGGCTCGGGGAGCGGGGGACGCAGATCGATGGCGAAGGGGCGTTCCGTCACGATGCCGAATCCGGCGCGGGAGAGGCGAGGGCCCCAGTCGGAGCCCAGCTCCGGCATCCGCTCGGCGTGCTCCTGGGCCTGTACGGCGTGACAGCGGGCTTCCAGGCCGGGCCGCCCTCGGCCGATGTCGTCGGGGAGGAAGCGCGGGAAGCCCGCCATCTCGATCACGGCCAGGAGACCGCCGGGGCGCAGCCGCTCGAAGATCTCGCGCAAGCCACGGTCGGGGTCGGCGAGGTGGTGGACGGAGGCCGACGCCCACACCAGGTCCACGGGGCCGAAGTCCGGCCATGTGTCGTCCAGATCCGCCTGGACGGTTCGGACGCGGTCCGCCACTCCGTGTGCGCGGGCTTTGCCCCGCAGACGCTCCAGGAGGTCGGGGGATCGGTCGACGGCGATCGCCTCGGCGTCCTCGAAGCGCTGGAGCAGGGCGAGGGTGCCGGTGCCGGTGCCGCTGCCCAGGTCGAGGATGCGGCCGGGTGGGTCGTCCCGCGTCAACTGGGCCAGCTGAGACGTGACGTCGGACAGATAGGTGTGCAGGACTTCGGCGTCGAGGTCCAGGAGTTCGGCCCAGGCCGAGTCGTCCGCCCCGGCGGCGCTGTGTTGGTGGTGGTGCTCGTGGTGGTGGTCCGTCATGTTTCGAGCGTAAGCGGGGCTTGCCTCAGCGACATACCATCTCGCGTATGACGCAAGAGGACAGCGCTCTCGACACCCTGGTTCGCAAGCGGATCAGGGGACTGCGTTCGGCCATGGGCTGGTCGCTGGACGATCTGGCCGCCCGCTGCTATCTGAGCCCGTCCACGCTGAGCCGGATCGAGACGGGGCATCGACGGATCGGTCTCGATCAGTTGAGCGCGATAGCGCGGGCCCTGGGGACCGGTCTGGATCAGCTGGTGGAGTCGACCGCCGACGATGACGTGATCATCCGGCCGCAGCATGACGCGGCGCGCGGGCTGACCACCTGAATGCTGAACCGGCAGCCCGGGGTCATCGTGGCCAAGCTGCGCCTCACCGAACCGGCCCCCACCAGTGCCCAGGCGCTCAAGGTCCATCCGGGCAGGGACTGGTTCACGGTCCTGTCCGGGGCCGTCACGCTCGTGTTGGGAGATCGGAGGATCGTCGTCGAGACCGGGCAGGCGGCGGAGTTCTCCACGATGATCCCCCACGCCTTCGGAGCGCACGGCGGGCCTGCCGAGGCCCTGGGCATCCTGGACCAGGACGGGCGCCGGACCCATCTGCGGTCGCTGCCGGAGGAGGGCGACCCGTGATCCCGGTCTGCTGATCCCGGTCCGCTGATCCCGGTCGCGTCGTCGGCCGTTCCGTTACGTCCTGTCAGGCCTGGTGGGCGGCGGACTGGGCGCGGGAGAGGGCCACGTCGAGGACGACCAGGAGCGCGTCGCGGACCGAGCCCGTCTCGCGGGCGTCGAAGACGATCAGCGGAACGTGCTCGGAGATGTCCAGGGCCCAGCGGACCTCGTCCAGATCGTGCTGGACCTCGCCGTCGAAGGCGTTGATGGCGACGGCGAAGGGGATGTCCTTGTGCTCGAAGTAGTCCACCGCCGCGTAACAGTCGTCCAGGCGGCGGGTGTCCACGATCACCAGACCGCCGAGGGCGCCCTCGACCACGTCGTCCCACATGAAGCCGAAGCGGTCCTGGCCCGGTGTGCCGAACAGATAGAGCTTCAGCTTCGGGTCGATCGTGATGACGCCGAAGTCCATGGCGACCGTGGTGGTGGTCTTGCCGGGGGTGTGCGTGAGGTCGTCCACGCCCGCCGCGACCTCCGTGATCAACGCCTCCGTGGTCAGCGGCCGGATCTCGGAGATCGCGCCCACCGCCGTGGTCTTGCCGACCCCGAAGCCACCGGCGATGACCAGCTTGACCGGCAGTGGCGGTTCTTCAACCGCTGTCGCGGAGTGAGCCCCGTGAGTCGGGGACGGCACGGAGACCATCGATAACCCTTCGCAGTACGGAGATGTCGTGGACGGTCCCGGCGTCCGGGACGTGGACCGCCAGATGTCCGGCGGCGCACAGGTCCTCCGCGAGGACCCGGACCACGTTGAGATGCAGACGCAGCCGGGCGGCCAGTTCCGCCACCGACTGGGGGCGTCGGCAGGCGGCGACGATGTCGCGGCGTTCGAAGGCGAGCGACCGCAGGGCGGACAGCCCGTCCGGCGTGGCCACGATCTGGGTCTCGACCGGGAGCGGTGGCGCGGCGCCGCTCCCGGACACCCTGCCCGCGGTCAGCAGGAACGGGCGGACGGCGGGGGCACGGACGGCGGGCTCGGACGGCACGGCGGGCTCGGACGGCACGGCGGGCTCGGACGGCACGGCGGGCTCGGACGGCTCGGCGGGCTCGGACGGCTCCGGGGCGGCCCGGGCGCCGTCCTCCGTCTCCCGCCCTGCCGCCTCCTCCGCTACGGCTTCGTGCGCTGCCGCTTCGTGCGGTACTGGTTCACCGGCGACCATCTCGACCCCCCTCCTCCACGCGCCGCGCGACCCGTCAGCCGACGGACCCGGCGCTCTTCTTCAGCTCCATGACGAGCTGCGGGGTCAGCGCGGTCCCGGCCCGGTTGGCGAAGAGGGTCATCTCGTAGGCGATGTTGCCCAGCTTCGCCTCCTTCGTGGTCACCACGCCGAGCACGGCACCGCAGCCGATGGACGACACCAGTACATGGCCGCCCTCGAGATCGATGATGACCTTGTTGAGGTCGCCGAGGCCGTAGTTGCCGGAGGCACCGGCGGCGAGGCTGGTGACACCTGAGACGATCGCGGCGAGCCGCTCGGAGTCGGCCTGTTCCCGCAGTTGGGAGACGGCGATCAGCAGACCGTCGGAGGACACCGCGATGGCGTCGACGACACCGGCGGTCTGGGTGGCGAATCGGTCCAGCAGCCAGGTGAAGTCGGCCGCGGCGGCTCGCAGATCGGTGGCTTCGCGCTCAGCGGTACCGCTCTTATCTGTCGGCGTGGTCACTGCCCGACTCCTTCCGTGGTCGCTGATGTGTCGATGGCATGGCTTCGGCCGCGGTGGCGGCGGCGCTGTCCCGCTCCGCCCTGCGTACGGCCGCCTCGAACTCGTCGAGTTCGGAGCGGACCGCGTCGGCGTCGGCGGGACGGCGCGTCGCAGGGATCGCCCGGTCGGCCGGTGAGGTGGTCTTGTCGAGCGTCGCGCCCCGGACGCGGCGGCGGAGGGGGCGGGAGCCGGGGGCGGCGGCCGGGGTGGCGGTCGGCTCGTTCGCGGCGGACCACTCCGTCCCGGCCGACGGCTCCTTCGCGGCGGTCGGCTCGTTCGCGGCGGTCGGCTCGTTCGCGGCAGACCGCTCCGTCCCGGCCGACGGCTCGTTCGCTGGCTGCGCCACCTCAGCGGCCGACTCCGTGTCCGTACGGGACGCCGCCGGGACGCGCCGCGGCAGACCCGACTCCGTCACCGGCGCCGCCGGGCGCCGCTCGGGCTCGGTGGCGGAGGCCCGTACGGGCGGAGGCGCGGCGGCGGGCGCGGGCGCGGGCTCCCGCCCGGCCCCTGCCGCGCCCTTCCCCGAACCCGCGGCCGTGACCGAAGCCGCAACCGTCGGCTCCTCCCCCGCTCCCCGCGCCACCAGCAGCGTCGACGGCACCCACACACTGCCCGTGACCCCGCCGCCCGGGGTACGGCTCAGCGTGACCCGGATGCCCCAGCGCCGGGCGAGGCTGCCGACCACGAAGAGGCCGAGCACCTTGGTCGGTACGAGGTCGAGCCGCTCGCGCCGCACCAGGCGGGCGTTCTCCTCCCCGAGGCGTTCCGCGGCCAGGCCGAGGCCGTGGTCGATGACCTCGATCAGCGCGCCACCGTCCGCCGTGACATCGGTGCCGGGCCGGACGACGACCTCGACGGGGGTGTCGGACGGGGAGAACGAGACCGCGTTCTCCAGCAACTCCGCGAGCATCAGCGTGAGGTCGCCGGTGATGTCGGGCGCGACGGTGGCCTCGGTCTCGGACCGCAGGGACACCCGCTGGTATCCCTCGATCTGACCGAGCGCCGCGCGGATCACATCGGCGAGCGTCGTCGGCCGGGCGTCCAGCTCGGTCTCCCGGATCCCGGCGAGCAGCATCAGGCTGTCGGCGTTGCGCTGGAGGCGTACGGCGATGTGGTCGATGCGGTAGAGCCGCTCCAGGATGTCGGGTGCGGTCTCCTCGCGTTCGACGGCGTCGATCAGGGTGAGCTGGCGGGTGGTGAGGTTGCTGACCCGGCGGCCGACGTTGCCGAACATCTCGCCGACGTTGCGGCGGCTGAGCACCTGCCGCTCCAGCAGCGCCGCGGCGGTGACCTGCACCTGGTTGAACGCCTCGGCCAGATCGCCGATCTCGTCGCGCACCGGGACGGGGATCGGGCGGGGCCGCAGCGGGGTGGTGTCGGTCGTGTCGTCGTCCTCGACCTTGGCGAGCTCCTCGTCCGCCACCTCGACCACCTGGTGGGCGGCGCCGGTGAGGGCCGCCAGGGGGCGTACGACGGAGCGCCGGACCAGGAACGAGAAGGTCAGCCAGGCGGCGAAGCCGAGGACGGCGAGGGCGAGCAGGGCCAGCGCCTTGTACAGGGCGTCGTTGGAGACGTCGTCGGCCCGGTCGGCGATCTCGCCGATCAGCGAGCGGGCGATCCCGAGGCGGGCCTCGGCCTGCCTGTTGCCCTGGGCCATCGCGGTGCGCAGCTGCCGGGGCGACTGGCCCTGCAGCGAGCTGGGGTCGATCTGGAGCTCGGCGAACCGGTCCTCGATGCCGTTCTCCTCCGCGTTCCGCTCGATGCCGTCGAGGCGCAGCACCTGGTCGGGGTCGGCGACCCTGGCGAAACGTTCCGACTGTTCCTCGTAGACCCGGTGGGCGCCGACCGCGCGGGTGTACTCGGTGAGGCCGTTGGCGTCCTGGGTCTGGGCGGAGAACACCCCGCCCTCGAAGGCCGCGTGGGCGGCGTCCGCGCGCATCACGGCGTCGACCAGCTCGATGACGGAGGACGAGGGGCTGTCGGAGAAGTGGTCGAGTCCGATGCCGTCGATGAGATAGCCGACGGCCGCGGCGTACGCGGGGTCGATACCGGCGGCGGGCACCGAGCCCCGTTCGACCTTGTCCCGCAGCACGCTCAGGCGCTGGACGTAGTCGAGGGCCCGGGCCTCGTCCTTCGGCAGGGCGGAGCCGAACGCCGAACGCACATCGGCGGCCCGCTCATCGGTGACCCGCTGCGCCCGGCGGTAGTCGGCGGTGGACGGGAGGGTGGCACCGGGGCGGACCGCCTCCTGCTCGACGGAGAGCAGGAGCGCCTCCCGGTGCTCGGCCTGTACGTCGTTGATCAGCCGGGCCACCTGGCCGCTGTCGCGCACCCGCTCGGCGATCCGGTCGGCGTCCAGGGCCTGCCGCACCTGGCCGTTCACGGCGAGGCCGAGGAGCGCGCCGACGACCGTCAGCGGCACGATCACCAGGACGTTGAGCTTCCGCCGGAACGGCCAGCGGTCGAGGAACGCGCCGAGGGCTTCCGCCTTACGACCCGTCGTGCGACCCGCCTGGTCGGCCGGCGGGTCCGCCGTGTCCACAGACACCCAGGTCCTCCTTCGATGTGCTCCTGAGCGGTGACCGAGGTGTTGTTGCCGCCGATCGCCGACACCGGGAAACGGGACGACGGCGAAGGCGATTCCGGCCGGAATGCGAGCGATTGATTCGCGCCACATGCCTGACCGGGCGTGAACACTACCGCCTGCGCGCACACGCGCAAGGGATGGCCTCTCAACGGCCACGGAATTTCCACGGTTTGCTGGGTTTAGGTCATCTACGTATCCCGCGGCGCCCCGCCAGCCGCCCAGCCGGTGGCCGGGAGGTGGCCGCTCGGTGGTCATGGGGTGGAGGCCGAGGGTGGTGCGAGGGCTGGCTTGTTCACGACTGTGCTCGATGGGGCGGCGGGTGCCGAAGGGGGCTGCCCGGCGCGGCGCCGCCACCCGTACCCTGTCTGCTCCCAGCCCCTGGCCCACCCCTCGGTCCATCCCGCCCCCCACCCCGCTCCACCCCGGCCCATCCCCGGTCCACCCAACCGGCCCGAACTCTCCGTACCACTCCATGCCCTGCGAGGAGACCCGTGCACCCCACCCGCAAGGCGGCCCTGACGGCCACCGCGCTGCTGGCCGTGGCCACCGCCGGCTGCGAGCCCGGCGCCGCCTCCACCACGACCCACCGGACCTCCGCGAAGCCCGGCTGCCCGACCGTCCTCTCCAGAGCCAAACAAGCCGTCAAGAAGGCGGAGGCCGTCGACGCCCCGTGGAAGGGCCCCACCACCGGGCCCGGGGCGGCCGGTCACGGCAAGAGCGTCGTCTTCATCGCCCATGACCTCTCCAACCCCGGTCCGGCCGGAGTCGCCCAGGGCGTGCGGGAAGCCGCGTCGCTGCTGCGGTGGAGTGCCCGCACCATCAACGGCCAGGGCACGCCGGAGGGTTACCGGTCCGCCTTCAAGAAGGCGCTCGCCCTCAAGCCGGACGGCATCGCCATCGCCGGTTTCGACCCCGGCAGCGTCGCCGACGAGATCAAGGAGGCCAAGGCTGCGGGCATTCCGGTGCTCGGCTGGCACGCCGCCCCGACCCCGGGCCCGGACGGGAGCCCGGATCTCTTCACCAACGTCACCACCCGGGTCGAGGACGTCGCGAAGATCAGCGCCGACTGGATCATCGCCCGCTCGGGCGGCCGCGCGGGCGTGGTGCTGTTCACCGACGGCACGGTCCCGTTCGCGAAGCACAAGTCGGACCTGATCAAGAAGGAGCTCGCCACCTGCTCCGACGTCAAGCTGCTGAGCTACCGGAACATGCCGATACCCGAGGTCAACAAGCGCGCCATCGGGGAAGTCCGGTCCCTGCTCTCACGCTTCGGCGACAAGTGGACGTACTCGGCCGCCATCAACGACCTGTACTTCCGGCACACCGCCGCCGCCCTGCGCGCCGCGGGCAAGGACGGCGCGGGCGCCCCGTTCAACATCGGCGCGGGGGACGGCGACCCGTCGGCCTTCCAGCGCGTCAACGGCGAGCGGTTCCAGGCGGCCACGGTGCCCGAGCCCCTCACCGAACAGGGCTGGCAGATGGTCGATGAGTTCAACCGCGCCTTCGCGGACAAGCCCGCCAGCGGATACGTTCCGTCGGTGCACATCACCACCGCCGCGAACAGCGGTGGCGCGCTGTCGTGGGACTCCGAGGGCTATCGGCAGGCGTATCGCGAGATCTGGGGCAAGTAGGCGACGGGGAGGGGCGAAGGGACGCAGGCGAAGGGGAGGGCCGGAGCTCGTGAGGGGAGCCCCGGCCCCGGTGAGACCTAGTGCCGCCCGGTCTCAGTCCTGGTGCACCTCGTTGCTGCCCGGGCCGCCGGAGAGGGTGTCATTGCCCTGGCCGCCCCACAGCACGTCGTTGCCGCTGTTGCCGTAGATCGTGTCGTCGCCGTCCTCGCCGTACAGCGTGTCGTCGCCCTGGTCGCCGTAGATGGCGTCGGCACCCTTGCCGCCACGCAGGATGTCCTTGCCGGTGCCCCCGCGCAGGACGTTGTCCTCGGAGCCACCGGTGATGGTGTCGTTCCCGGCGTCACCGTGGCATTCCTGCGCGCAGTTGGTGATGGTGTCGTCGCCGTCGCCGCCGTAGGCGCCGAAGCCCATGACGCCGCCGCCACCGTCGATCTTGTCGTTGCCGTCCTCGCCGTAGAACGTGGGCGCGGCGCTGCCCTGGAGGACGTCGTTGCCGGCGCCGCCGTGAATTCCGGCGTAGGCCGAACCATCGGGGTCGATCTTCGCGGTGTCGTCGCCGTCACCGAGATCGACGTCGAAGTTGTCGGAGTCGTCGGAGTTCTGCGGGATTTCCACCGCGCACTGGGCGACGGTGTGATCGCCCGCGGTCGGGTAGGTGCACTCGTCCCAGTTCGCCGCCTCCGGATCGATGGTGATGTCACCCTGGTCGCGGAAGGTGAGGACGTAATAGGACTCGAATTCACCACGGCTGACGATCTGTTCGGAGACCGTCAGATTGTTCTTCTGTCCCGCGGCGGCCTTGTACCAGAGCTCGCCGTCCTCGTGGACGAGAGAGCCCGAGGTCGTCGGGGCCGCCTGGGCGGCGGGCGCCGCGAACGCGGCTCCCCCCAGGGCGAGAGCGAGGGTGGCCGTGGCGGCCATGGTCCGATACCTGCGCATAGGGAATTGGCCCTTCGTGCGATGAGTGCCGATCGGGCCGGTGAGAAATTTCGGTTGAGTCACCGGCACCGGCTGTCGGCAATTTGGTGTCTTCGATCGCCCCGATAGACCGTGCTGGACGGCAAGCGGTTGCTCCGGAAATCCCCTAGCTTCCCGCGCGTTTCCCGCAGCCGCAGGTCATCGAGTTATCCGAAGGGAGTTGCACAAGGAATAACGACATCGCCGTAACCGGCCTTTCCTGACCGCTTAACCCCTTGTTCACCCTGCTGGCCGCGGCGGACGGCCTCATCCGTCCGCCCGGGTCGCCGCGGAGGTCATCGCACGGGAGGCGGCGCAGGGAAACTGATCCGGATTCCAGTAAACATTTCCTGGAGAACATCTCCGGAATCTGTGGAGCTTCGGCGTATCCGCCTGCCAAGATCTTCCCTCATGCCTTCCCCGTTCACTCAGGAATATCAGGGATTCTCGTGCGGAAAATGAATGCGGCCGCCACCGTGGCCGTCGCGGTACTGGCTCTGGCGCTGACCGGCTGCGGCAAGGACGACGACAAGGGCGACCAGTCGTCCGGCGCCTCCGACAAGACGGCGTCCGCCCAGAAGGCGGACGACGCGGAACGCGGCACCGCGTCCGCCACTCCCACCGGTGCGAGCCCCAGCCCGAGCCGTACGAAGCCCGCCAAGAGCCCCAGTGCGAGCCCGAGCAGCCCCCGGGCCACCCGCACCGCCGACGGCACCACTCCGGCCCCGCGCCGCACCGCCCCGAAGACGCAGGCCCCCGCGCCGACCCGTGCGGGCGCCCCGGCGAGCGTGCAGGGCACGTGGTACTCCACGGTGCGCGACCCGAACGGTAAGCCGCTCGTGATGACCGTGAGCGGCGGTTCCCTCTCCGTGGGGTACCAGGGCAAGTCCTGCCCCGGGACGATCAGCGCGAGCATGGCCGTGACCATGACCTGTCAGGGCGAGACCATCTCCGGTGGCCACGCCGTGGTCAGCGGGGACGGCCAGAGCCTCACCATCAACTGGCCGCAGGGCAACCCCGACCGCTACGTCCGCCCGTGAGCCGACATTTCGCTGGTGCGGGCCGTCAGCGGGACCGGCCGGTGTTGAGCCGGGCGGCCTGGCGGGTCAGGTAGTCGCGTTCAGCGAGGTTGGCCGCCTTGTGGGCCGCCTCGGCGTACAGCCGGGCCGCCGTCGCCAGGTCACCATCGCGCTCGTGGAGGTACGCCGCCACCGCCGCGCGGCGGGGCAAGGGGTGTCCCCCGCTCGAAGAGCTGGGGGAAGCCGCGTCCAGTTCCGCGAGCGCGGCCAGCCCGGCGCGGTGGCCGTCGGCCTCGCCGACCGCCACCGCGCGGTTGAGCCGGACGACCGGGCTGTCGGTCAGACCCGCGAGCTCGTCGTACCACTCCACGATCTGCACCCAGTCGGTCTCCTCGGCGGTGGGCGCGTCCGCGTGGAGTGCCGCGATGGCGGCCTGGGCCTGGAACTCGCCCAGCCGGTCGCGGGCGAGCGCCGCCTGGAGGATCTCCACCCCCTCGGCGATCGCCTTGGTGTCCCACCGGGAGCGGTCCTGCTCGGCGAGCGGCACCAGGCTGCCGTCGGGCGCCGTCCGGGTGGCACGCCGGGCGTGGTGGAGCAGCATCAGGGCGAGCAGCCCCGCCACCTCGGGGTGGTCGATCGCGGTGGCGAGCTGCCGGGTGAGCCGGATGGCCTCGGCGGCGAGGTCGACGTCGCCCGAGTAGCCCTCGTTGAAGACCAGGTACAGCACACGCAGCACGGTGGCGACGTCGCCGGGCTGGTCGAACCGTATGCCGGAGACGGTGCGCTTGGCCCGGCTGATGCGCTGCGCCATGGTCGCCTCGGGCACCAGATACGCCTGGGCGATCTGGCGGGTGGTGAGCCCGCCGACCGCGCGCAGCGTGAGCGCGACGGCGGACGACGGCGTCAGCGACGGGTGAGCGCACAGGAAGTACAACTGGAGCGTGTCGTCCGCGGAGGCCGTGGGCCCGGGCGCCGGTTCCTCCTCGACGAGGTCCTCGCGCCGGCGGCGGGCCGCGTCCGCCCGGGTCGCGTCGAGGAACTTGCGCCAGGCCACGGTGACCAGCCAGCCCTTCGCGTCCCGCGGGGGGTCGGCCGGCCACACGCGGACCGCCTCGATGAGCGCGTCCTGCACGGCGTCCTCGGCCGCCGCGAAATCGACTCCGCGGCGGACGAGGATGCCGAGCACGCCCGGCGTGAGGCTCCTGATCAGGGCCTCGTTCATCTGCGTCACTTGAAGGTGCACTCCGTGGTGCTGGGCTTGGCGGCCAGGAACGGGCGCACCTCCAGCCACTCGTGGATCGGCTTCCCGCCCTTCCCCGGGGCGGCCGACAGCTCACCGGCCAGCTCGACGGCGCGCTCGTGGCTGTCGACGTCGATCACCATCCAGCCCGCGATGAGGTCCTTGGTCTCGGCGAACGGGCCGTCGGTGACCGGCGGCCGGCCCTCACCGTCGTACCGCACCCACGACCCCTCCGGGGCGAGCGCCTGACCGTCGACGAACTCGCCGGTCTTCTCCAGCCGGGCCGCGAAGTCGTTCATGTACTGCACGTGCGCCGAGATCTCCTCCGGCGTCCACTGGTCCATCGGCACGTTGTTCACCGGAGCCGGGGCGCCGCGGTAGTGCTTCAGCAGCAGGTACTTGGCCATCGTCGTTCTCCTCGATGCGGATGCGGCCCATTGTGGTCGCGTTCACCCCGGGGA encodes the following:
- a CDS encoding class I SAM-dependent methyltransferase, producing the protein MTDHHHEHHHQHSAAGADDSAWAELLDLDAEVLHTYLSDVTSQLAQLTRDDPPGRILDLGSGTGTGTLALLQRFEDAEAIAVDRSPDLLERLRGKARAHGVADRVRTVQADLDDTWPDFGPVDLVWASASVHHLADPDRGLREIFERLRPGGLLAVIEMAGFPRFLPDDIGRGRPGLEARCHAVQAQEHAERMPELGSDWGPRLSRAGFGIVTERPFAIDLRPPLPEPTGRYARAFLRRRRPPHHQPPHPRLARAHPPRPPHAAGRPRSGGGDRPAAPRRGCGRPGPGSTPGR
- a CDS encoding DUF742 domain-containing protein, whose product is MPSEPAVPSEPAVRAPAVRPFLLTAGRVSGSGAAPPLPVETQIVATPDGLSALRSLAFERRDIVAACRRPQSVAELAARLRLHLNVVRVLAEDLCAAGHLAVHVPDAGTVHDISVLRRVIDGLRAVPDSRGSLRDSG
- a CDS encoding RNA polymerase sigma factor; this translates as MNEALIRSLTPGVLGILVRRGVDFAAAEDAVQDALIEAVRVWPADPPRDAKGWLVTVAWRKFLDATRADAARRRREDLVEEEPAPGPTASADDTLQLYFLCAHPSLTPSSAVALTLRAVGGLTTRQIAQAYLVPEATMAQRISRAKRTVSGIRFDQPGDVATVLRVLYLVFNEGYSGDVDLAAEAIRLTRQLATAIDHPEVAGLLALMLLHHARRATRTAPDGSLVPLAEQDRSRWDTKAIAEGVEILQAALARDRLGEFQAQAAIAALHADAPTAEETDWVQIVEWYDELAGLTDSPVVRLNRAVAVGEADGHRAGLAALAELDAASPSSSSGGHPLPRRAAVAAYLHERDGDLATAARLYAEAAHKAANLAERDYLTRQAARLNTGRSR
- a CDS encoding substrate-binding domain-containing protein, translated to MHPTRKAALTATALLAVATAGCEPGAASTTTHRTSAKPGCPTVLSRAKQAVKKAEAVDAPWKGPTTGPGAAGHGKSVVFIAHDLSNPGPAGVAQGVREAASLLRWSARTINGQGTPEGYRSAFKKALALKPDGIAIAGFDPGSVADEIKEAKAAGIPVLGWHAAPTPGPDGSPDLFTNVTTRVEDVAKISADWIIARSGGRAGVVLFTDGTVPFAKHKSDLIKKELATCSDVKLLSYRNMPIPEVNKRAIGEVRSLLSRFGDKWTYSAAINDLYFRHTAAALRAAGKDGAGAPFNIGAGDGDPSAFQRVNGERFQAATVPEPLTEQGWQMVDEFNRAFADKPASGYVPSVHITTAANSGGALSWDSEGYRQAYREIWGK
- a CDS encoding roadblock/LC7 domain-containing protein, whose amino-acid sequence is MTTPTDKSGTAEREATDLRAAAADFTWLLDRFATQTAGVVDAIAVSSDGLLIAVSQLREQADSERLAAIVSGVTSLAAGASGNYGLGDLNKVIIDLEGGHVLVSSIGCGAVLGVVTTKEAKLGNIAYEMTLFANRAGTALTPQLVMELKKSAGSVG
- a CDS encoding GTP-binding protein, whose translation is MVSVPSPTHGAHSATAVEEPPLPVKLVIAGGFGVGKTTAVGAISEIRPLTTEALITEVAAGVDDLTHTPGKTTTTVAMDFGVITIDPKLKLYLFGTPGQDRFGFMWDDVVEGALGGLVIVDTRRLDDCYAAVDYFEHKDIPFAVAINAFDGEVQHDLDEVRWALDISEHVPLIVFDARETGSVRDALLVVLDVALSRAQSAAHQA
- a CDS encoding YciI family protein, producing the protein MAKYLLLKHYRGAPAPVNNVPMDQWTPEEISAHVQYMNDFAARLEKTGEFVDGQALAPEGSWVRYDGEGRPPVTDGPFAETKDLIAGWMVIDVDSHERAVELAGELSAAPGKGGKPIHEWLEVRPFLAAKPSTTECTFK
- a CDS encoding ATP-binding protein, producing MSVDTADPPADQAGRTTGRKAEALGAFLDRWPFRRKLNVLVIVPLTVVGALLGLAVNGQVRQALDADRIAERVRDSGQVARLINDVQAEHREALLLSVEQEAVRPGATLPSTADYRRAQRVTDERAADVRSAFGSALPKDEARALDYVQRLSVLRDKVERGSVPAAGIDPAYAAAVGYLIDGIGLDHFSDSPSSSVIELVDAVMRADAAHAAFEGGVFSAQTQDANGLTEYTRAVGAHRVYEEQSERFARVADPDQVLRLDGIERNAEENGIEDRFAELQIDPSSLQGQSPRQLRTAMAQGNRQAEARLGIARSLIGEIADRADDVSNDALYKALALLALAVLGFAAWLTFSFLVRRSVVRPLAALTGAAHQVVEVADEELAKVEDDDTTDTTPLRPRPIPVPVRDEIGDLAEAFNQVQVTAAALLERQVLSRRNVGEMFGNVGRRVSNLTTRQLTLIDAVEREETAPDILERLYRIDHIAVRLQRNADSLMLLAGIRETELDARPTTLADVIRAALGQIEGYQRVSLRSETEATVAPDITGDLTLMLAELLENAVSFSPSDTPVEVVVRPGTDVTADGGALIEVIDHGLGLAAERLGEENARLVRRERLDLVPTKVLGLFVVGSLARRWGIRVTLSRTPGGGVTGSVWVPSTLLVARGAGEEPTVAASVTAAGSGKGAAGAGREPAPAPAAAPPPVRASATEPERRPAAPVTESGLPRRVPAASRTDTESAAEVAQPANEPSAGTERSAANEPTAANEPTAAKEPSAGTEWSAANEPTATPAAAPGSRPLRRRVRGATLDKTTSPADRAIPATRRPADADAVRSELDEFEAAVRRAERDSAAATAAEAMPSTHQRPRKESGSDHADR
- a CDS encoding calcium-binding protein, whose protein sequence is MAATATLALALGGAAFAAPAAQAAPTTSGSLVHEDGELWYKAAAGQKNNLTVSEQIVSRGEFESYYVLTFRDQGDITIDPEAANWDECTYPTAGDHTVAQCAVEIPQNSDDSDNFDVDLGDGDDTAKIDPDGSAYAGIHGGAGNDVLQGSAAPTFYGEDGNDKIDGGGGVMGFGAYGGDGDDTITNCAQECHGDAGNDTITGGSEDNVLRGGTGKDILRGGKGADAIYGDQGDDTLYGEDGDDTIYGNSGNDVLWGGQGNDTLSGGPGSNEVHQD